A region of Solanum dulcamara chromosome 7, daSolDulc1.2, whole genome shotgun sequence DNA encodes the following proteins:
- the LOC129896704 gene encoding F-box protein At1g61340-like, translating to MALGNNCEDLGLGIVRSTSFGRKRVALSNTVDVDFISTTPTKRICSQNLFSTNDKSVLESLPKDILIKILCRVDHDDLKSLFHLSRALREASLIAKGWHFDFSTPRKTLPFRDPLDVEELGDTDEVEMAPNAPMQSKVARSRLSSKKLADISVALFPSDIKEIGRGN from the exons ATGGCATTGGGGAACAATTGTGAAGATTTGGGGCTAGGCATTGTGAGGAGTACCTCGTTTGGGCGGAAGAGAGTCGCTTTATCAAACACAGTTGACGTCGATTTCATTTCAACCACACCAACCAAGAGAATCTGCAGCCAAAACTTGTTTTCTACAAACGACAAATCTGTCCTTGAATCGTTGCCTAAAGATATCTTG ataaaaatattatgtagAGTTGATCACGACGATTTAAAGAGTCTGTTTCATTTATCAAGGGCTCTTAGAGAAGCG TCCTTGATTGCAAAAGGATGGCATTTTGACTTTAGCACACCAAGAAAGACACTTCCTTTTCGGGATCCTCTTGATGTGGAGGAGTTGGGTGATACCGATGAGGTAGAAATGGCGCCAAATGCTCCAATGCAATCAAAGGTTGCAAGGTCTCGGTTGAGCAGCAAGAAGCTGGCTGACATCTCTGTAGCCTTGTTTCCCTCGGACATTAAGGAGATTGGCCGCGGAAACTGA